A region from the Streptosporangium sp. NBC_01756 genome encodes:
- a CDS encoding MarR family winged helix-turn-helix transcriptional regulator encodes MNTGPQDPAGGTDDQVLAVMPRLAQLGNAISRGRLTEHAMKAAQVEVDRPAFSVLVSVHMVGKPLRISEIAEQTQLVQPHVTRQVQQLERHGLIRRIGDPNDRRVSFIEPTDEGKAAADRYARTLISWFTGAIAHWSDPDRADLGRLLARFADDVTAHLTTLEER; translated from the coding sequence ATGAACACCGGACCCCAGGATCCCGCTGGGGGGACTGACGATCAGGTGCTGGCCGTCATGCCCCGCCTCGCGCAGCTGGGCAACGCCATCAGCCGCGGCCGCCTGACCGAGCACGCCATGAAGGCCGCCCAGGTCGAAGTGGATCGGCCGGCCTTCTCCGTCCTGGTCTCCGTACACATGGTCGGCAAACCGCTGCGGATCAGCGAGATCGCCGAGCAGACGCAACTTGTGCAACCGCACGTCACGCGACAGGTCCAGCAACTGGAGCGCCACGGCCTGATACGCCGCATCGGCGATCCGAACGATCGCCGGGTCAGCTTCATCGAGCCGACCGATGAGGGCAAGGCGGCCGCCGACCGTTACGCGCGCACGCTCATCAGCTGGTTCACCGGCGCCATTGCCCACTGGTCCGACCCAGACCGCGCAGACCTCGGTCGCCTGTTGGCCCGCTTCGCCGACGACGTCACGGCCCACCTGACCACCCTTGAGGAAAGGTGA
- a CDS encoding acyltransferase family protein: MFSELIRRVESATPTGRDRALDALRALAIGDVVLGHWLVTALVADSGTVRVASPLRDMPYLAPASWIFQTMALFFLVGGKMATSSHATARARNITYGRWLGIRMARLFRPVAVVLTIWTLVAAVMLTLGADLATVNALAKLVWSPLWFLLVFAALTALTPLVARLHPGWPLATVAVVDLVRFGLGGPAWIGWVNLAAGWLVPYCMGAAWARDRLRDRATGWALLLGGAAATAALMLWAGYPASMVGVPGAHISNQSPPTIAAVAFGLAQCGAALLLLGPLRRVLSRPAIWAFVALANLSAMTIFLWHQTAMIAVTALGLLTGQTLPGLHTVPDSPAWVLARLAWLPAFTLALLMCRAAFHAHEHRRHEGPRHSTTTPEQPQSC, from the coding sequence GTGTTCTCTGAGCTCATCCGGCGCGTCGAGTCGGCGACCCCTACCGGCCGCGATCGTGCTCTCGATGCGCTGCGCGCGCTGGCCATCGGCGACGTGGTACTCGGCCACTGGCTGGTGACCGCGCTGGTCGCCGACAGCGGAACCGTACGCGTCGCCAGCCCACTGCGGGACATGCCCTATCTCGCCCCTGCCTCCTGGATCTTCCAGACCATGGCACTCTTCTTCCTGGTGGGCGGCAAAATGGCCACCAGCAGCCATGCCACTGCCCGGGCCAGAAACATCACCTACGGGCGATGGCTGGGCATCCGGATGGCCCGCCTGTTCCGGCCGGTCGCCGTCGTGCTGACGATCTGGACCCTGGTGGCGGCCGTGATGCTCACCCTCGGAGCGGACCTCGCGACCGTGAACGCGCTGGCCAAGCTGGTGTGGTCGCCGCTGTGGTTCCTGCTGGTCTTCGCCGCTCTGACGGCACTCACCCCGCTGGTCGCCCGGCTGCACCCGGGGTGGCCGCTGGCCACGGTGGCGGTCGTCGACCTGGTCCGGTTCGGCCTGGGCGGGCCCGCCTGGATCGGCTGGGTCAACCTGGCGGCCGGTTGGCTGGTGCCATACTGCATGGGCGCGGCCTGGGCCCGCGACCGCCTGCGCGACCGTGCGACCGGGTGGGCGTTGCTGCTCGGCGGCGCCGCCGCAACGGCCGCACTCATGCTGTGGGCCGGCTACCCGGCCTCTATGGTGGGGGTCCCGGGTGCCCACATCTCGAACCAGTCCCCACCCACGATTGCGGCCGTCGCCTTCGGTCTCGCCCAGTGCGGAGCGGCGCTGCTGCTGCTCGGCCCGCTACGCCGGGTACTGTCCCGGCCCGCCATCTGGGCGTTCGTGGCGCTGGCGAACCTGTCGGCGATGACGATCTTCCTGTGGCACCAGACCGCCATGATCGCAGTCACCGCGCTCGGCCTGCTCACCGGCCAGACCCTGCCGGGCCTGCACACCGTCCCGGACAGTCCGGCCTGGGTGTTGGCCCGGCTGGCCTGGCTGCCGGCGTTCACACTGGCCCTGCTCATGTGCCGAGCCGCCTTCCACGCCCACGAACATCGACGGCACGAAGGACCCAGGCACAGCACGACCACGCCCGAACAGCCGCAGTCCTGCTGA
- a CDS encoding DUF4158 domain-containing protein → MPFEFLSDEQVARYGRFPEEPSSAELEQFFRLDRSALDALASKRRPATKLGWAMQWGTVRMLGVFLTENPTAVPGGAVAFAAEQLDVDPVCFPDYTQRQQTAYEHAWEIRDLLDYRDFCSCESEVRRYVAARVWSTTEGPRALFDRARVHMLKERILLPGMTVLVRLVGEVRRAENERLHALLSGRFPAEMRAALVGLLEVPDGKRRSELERLRTAPTKASGRVLADELRRVAEIAQLGAGQVATDPVPAVKLGTLARYGLAAKAPTLRDLAADRQGAMLLATVRHLETSSVDDVLDVLDLLISSNLLARAERAGKVEQLRTFPRLCSAARMMASAMEVLMAVPEATEERLVSLVEVWKAIEEVVPREKLASVVETVVETVAAFVPVSDDDAAAQWRAELVKRYRTVQGFIEPLLSTIRFRAVEAGTPVLAMVRAAAVMAKRRRRYAPGDIAAHDELITGSWRPLVYRNPDLPDRQVDKAAFVLCALMHLHTALRRRDVFTDGSERWSDPRARLLDGQAWEQARPRLLTSLELELEPGRAPNSPAR, encoded by the coding sequence ATGCCCTTTGAATTTCTCTCTGATGAGCAGGTGGCCCGCTATGGCCGCTTCCCCGAGGAGCCCTCGTCTGCGGAGCTGGAGCAGTTCTTCCGGCTGGATCGCAGTGCCTTGGATGCGCTGGCGTCGAAACGGCGTCCGGCCACGAAGCTCGGCTGGGCCATGCAGTGGGGCACGGTACGGATGCTGGGGGTCTTCCTGACCGAGAACCCCACCGCGGTACCCGGCGGCGCGGTCGCGTTCGCCGCTGAACAGCTGGACGTCGACCCGGTCTGCTTTCCCGATTACACCCAACGCCAGCAGACCGCCTATGAGCACGCCTGGGAGATCCGGGATCTGTTGGACTATCGCGACTTCTGCTCGTGCGAGAGCGAGGTGCGCCGGTATGTGGCGGCCCGGGTGTGGTCGACCACCGAGGGGCCGCGGGCGTTGTTCGACCGAGCCCGGGTGCACATGCTCAAGGAGCGCATCCTGCTGCCGGGCATGACCGTGCTGGTGCGGCTGGTTGGAGAGGTGCGGCGGGCGGAGAACGAGCGGCTGCACGCGCTGCTGTCAGGCCGGTTTCCGGCCGAGATGCGCGCGGCGCTGGTGGGGCTGTTGGAGGTGCCGGACGGCAAGCGCCGCTCAGAGCTGGAGCGGTTGCGGACGGCACCGACCAAGGCCTCGGGCCGGGTGCTGGCCGACGAATTACGCCGGGTGGCCGAGATCGCCCAGCTTGGCGCCGGACAGGTGGCTACCGATCCGGTGCCGGCGGTCAAGCTGGGGACGCTGGCCCGATACGGGTTGGCGGCCAAGGCGCCCACGCTGCGGGATCTGGCAGCCGATCGGCAGGGCGCGATGCTGCTGGCCACGGTGCGGCACCTGGAGACCTCTTCGGTCGATGACGTTCTGGACGTGCTGGATCTGCTGATCTCCTCCAACCTGCTGGCTCGCGCGGAGCGGGCGGGCAAGGTCGAGCAGTTGCGGACCTTCCCACGGTTGTGCAGCGCGGCGCGGATGATGGCCTCGGCGATGGAGGTGCTGATGGCGGTGCCGGAGGCGACCGAGGAGCGGCTGGTGTCGCTGGTGGAGGTGTGGAAGGCGATCGAGGAGGTGGTGCCGCGCGAGAAGCTGGCCTCGGTGGTGGAGACGGTGGTGGAGACGGTGGCGGCGTTCGTGCCGGTCAGCGATGACGACGCGGCCGCGCAGTGGCGGGCCGAGCTGGTCAAGCGCTACCGCACCGTGCAGGGCTTCATCGAGCCGCTGCTGTCCACGATCCGGTTCCGCGCGGTCGAGGCCGGCACACCGGTGCTGGCCATGGTGCGCGCGGCCGCGGTGATGGCCAAGCGCCGCCGCCGCTACGCGCCCGGTGACATCGCCGCGCATGACGAGCTGATCACCGGGTCGTGGCGGCCGCTGGTGTACCGCAACCCCGATCTTCCCGACAGGCAGGTCGACAAGGCCGCGTTCGTGCTGTGCGCGCTCATGCACCTGCACACCGCGCTGCGCCGGCGCGATGTGTTCACCGACGGCTCGGAGCGATGGAGCGATCCGCGAGCCCGGCTGCTGGACGGCCAGGCATGGGAGCAGGCGCGGCCACGCCTGCTGACTTCGCTGGAACTCGAGCTGGAGCCGGGCCGGGCGCCGAACTCGCCAGCGCGCTAG
- a CDS encoding YidH family protein: MSGEIPDRAAPNVGSRARDHLANERTYLAWLRTGISVAALGVAVAKFAPHRGVHAVISGGILIFAGLLVSGYGTMRYRSVGRQLDSGLFAPARFGTVTAATVVTVLALIAVVVLI, from the coding sequence ATGAGCGGGGAAATCCCCGACAGGGCCGCGCCGAACGTCGGCAGTCGCGCCCGGGACCATCTGGCCAACGAGAGGACCTACCTCGCATGGCTGCGCACCGGCATCAGCGTGGCCGCGCTCGGTGTCGCGGTGGCGAAGTTCGCCCCGCACAGAGGAGTTCACGCCGTGATCTCGGGCGGTATCCTGATCTTCGCTGGTCTGCTGGTGAGCGGCTACGGAACGATGCGGTACCGGTCCGTTGGGCGACAGTTGGATTCCGGGCTCTTTGCCCCTGCCCGGTTCGGTACGGTCACGGCCGCCACCGTGGTCACCGTCCTGGCGCTGATCGCCGTCGTGGTTCTTATCTGA
- a CDS encoding sensor histidine kinase, with translation MHMTPPLPPLKRVPPGVWTVFAWWGGLVFTFLVRIRLPGESGPAKLAGSYFYRWDGLACLAVATALAHVAGVLLRRRPLPALGLLLAAAVLACVPLGVAEIPLAQFLAVDVALYFIAADRARRTGIIALLGALSVLIGYLTTRLLFGWPAGTSAELAVAMTAVIAWLVGHSVRQAREHAETLVATATAQAVADERLRISRELHDTVAHSIGVIALQAGAARRVIDTQPRRAGQALGDIETVGRETLSGLRRMLGVMRHSEQSRPLDPAPGLSDLDLLVATTTDAGVHVEVRRLGERCPLPPEIDLSAYRIIQEAITNVVRHAGTNRCRVSIEYRDDELAVEVLDGGRGLHRTAEGGYGLVGMRERVSMLQGSFSAEPCSEGGFRVTARLPLTTGAQ, from the coding sequence ATGCACATGACACCGCCCTTGCCGCCGCTGAAGCGGGTTCCGCCCGGCGTATGGACGGTCTTTGCCTGGTGGGGGGGCCTGGTGTTCACCTTCCTCGTGCGGATCAGGCTTCCTGGCGAGTCCGGGCCCGCCAAGCTGGCCGGGTCGTACTTCTATCGATGGGATGGATTGGCATGCCTGGCGGTGGCCACCGCGCTGGCGCACGTCGCCGGTGTCTTGCTGCGCCGACGGCCGCTGCCGGCGCTGGGGTTGTTACTCGCCGCCGCGGTCCTCGCGTGTGTGCCGCTGGGTGTGGCCGAGATCCCCTTGGCGCAGTTTCTGGCGGTCGACGTCGCGCTGTACTTCATCGCGGCCGACCGCGCGCGCCGGACCGGGATCATCGCCCTGCTCGGCGCGCTCAGCGTGCTCATCGGCTATCTGACCACCCGGCTGCTGTTCGGCTGGCCCGCCGGCACCTCGGCGGAGCTGGCCGTGGCCATGACGGCGGTCATCGCCTGGCTGGTCGGCCACTCGGTACGCCAGGCGCGCGAGCACGCCGAGACGCTGGTCGCCACGGCCACGGCCCAGGCCGTCGCCGACGAACGCCTGCGCATCTCGCGGGAGCTGCACGACACGGTCGCCCACAGCATCGGCGTCATCGCCCTGCAGGCTGGCGCCGCCCGGCGGGTCATCGACACCCAGCCGCGTCGGGCGGGCCAGGCGCTCGGAGACATCGAGACGGTCGGGCGGGAGACGCTGTCGGGATTGCGTCGCATGCTCGGCGTCATGCGTCACAGTGAACAGAGTCGGCCGCTCGATCCAGCACCAGGCCTGTCGGACCTCGACCTGCTCGTGGCCACGACGACGGACGCCGGTGTCCACGTCGAGGTGCGCCGGCTGGGCGAACGATGCCCGCTGCCGCCAGAGATTGACCTCTCTGCCTATCGCATCATCCAAGAGGCAATCACCAATGTGGTGCGCCACGCCGGCACGAACCGGTGCCGGGTGTCGATCGAGTATCGAGACGACGAGCTGGCCGTCGAGGTCCTCGACGGGGGACGCGGCCTCCACCGCACGGCAGAGGGCGGCTATGGCCTGGTCGGGATGCGTGAGCGAGTCAGCATGCTGCAGGGAAGCTTCTCCGCTGAACCGTGCTCCGAGGGTGGCTTCCGGGTTACGGCCCGCCTGCCCCTGACCACGGGAGCGCAATGA
- a CDS encoding alkyl/aryl-sulfatase, producing the protein MADLPFHDRTDFDNAERGFVAKLSPAVIKAADGRVVWDNDSYDFLDTEAPEGAHPSLWRQGRLCAKQGLFEVTDGIYQVRGLDLSNMTIVEGETGVIVIDPLISTECAAAALRLYRDNRGDRPVTGVIYTHSHGDHFGGVRGVTDGEGIPIIAPAGFMEHAVSENVYAGIAMSRRSVYMYGPALPRSAEGQIGCGLGMTNSTGTMSLIVPTVDITRTGQQETVDGVRIVFQLTPGTEAPAEMNFLFPDRRALCMAENATHNQHNILTLRGAVVRDPRVWARYLTEAIALFADQADVAFASHHWPTWERDNIVRFLSQQRDMYAYLHDQTLRLMNRGLTGIEIAETMQMPPALEQAWHTHGYYGSVSHNVKAVYQRYLGWFDGNPAHLWEHPPVEQARRYVECLGGSAAVVGLAGRYVKEGDLRFAATLLNHAVFADEHDTDARTLLAEVYTVLGHGSENGTWRNFYLMGALELTGGIVPADLDVTSPEMIEALATEQIFDSLAIRVNGPQAWNEHFAIDWHLTDSGEHHRTTMSNGALIQQSDPPEATVDLTVRLTKPQLLGLLAGKGADSLDHDGDMGVLRRLAAVLDDPKPDFAIVTP; encoded by the coding sequence ATGGCTGACCTCCCTTTTCATGATCGGACCGACTTCGACAACGCCGAACGAGGATTCGTCGCGAAGTTGAGCCCCGCGGTGATCAAGGCCGCCGACGGCCGCGTCGTCTGGGACAACGACTCCTACGACTTCCTCGACACCGAGGCTCCCGAAGGCGCCCACCCGAGCCTGTGGCGGCAGGGCCGGCTGTGCGCCAAACAGGGCCTGTTCGAGGTGACGGACGGCATCTACCAGGTACGCGGCCTGGACCTGTCGAACATGACGATCGTGGAGGGCGAGACCGGCGTCATCGTCATCGACCCGCTGATCTCCACCGAGTGCGCGGCCGCCGCACTGCGTCTCTACCGCGACAACCGAGGCGATCGTCCGGTCACCGGAGTCATCTACACCCACTCCCACGGCGACCACTTCGGCGGCGTGCGCGGCGTCACCGATGGTGAGGGCATCCCCATCATCGCCCCGGCCGGATTCATGGAACACGCGGTCTCCGAGAACGTCTACGCCGGTATCGCGATGAGCCGGCGCTCGGTCTACATGTACGGCCCGGCGCTGCCCCGCTCGGCCGAGGGGCAGATCGGGTGCGGTCTGGGCATGACCAACTCGACCGGCACCATGTCCCTCATCGTGCCCACCGTCGACATCACCCGCACCGGACAGCAGGAAACGGTCGACGGGGTACGCATCGTCTTCCAGCTCACCCCCGGCACCGAGGCTCCGGCGGAGATGAACTTCCTGTTCCCCGACCGGCGCGCGCTGTGCATGGCCGAGAACGCCACCCATAACCAGCACAACATCCTCACCCTGCGAGGCGCGGTGGTGCGCGACCCCCGCGTCTGGGCCCGTTACCTGACCGAGGCGATCGCGCTCTTCGCCGACCAGGCCGACGTCGCCTTCGCCTCCCACCACTGGCCCACCTGGGAGAGGGACAACATCGTCCGCTTCCTGTCGCAGCAGCGCGACATGTACGCCTACCTGCACGACCAGACCCTGCGCCTGATGAACCGCGGCCTGACCGGCATCGAGATCGCCGAGACCATGCAGATGCCCCCCGCCCTGGAACAGGCCTGGCACACCCACGGCTACTACGGGTCGGTCAGCCACAACGTCAAGGCCGTCTACCAGCGCTATCTGGGCTGGTTCGACGGCAACCCGGCCCATCTGTGGGAGCACCCGCCGGTCGAGCAGGCCAGGCGGTACGTCGAATGCCTGGGCGGGTCCGCCGCTGTCGTCGGGCTGGCCGGTCGCTATGTGAAGGAAGGGGATCTGCGTTTCGCCGCCACGCTGCTCAACCACGCCGTCTTCGCCGACGAGCACGACACCGATGCCCGCACACTGCTCGCCGAGGTGTACACCGTCCTCGGCCACGGCTCGGAGAACGGCACCTGGCGCAACTTCTACCTGATGGGCGCCCTGGAACTCACCGGCGGCATCGTGCCGGCCGACCTCGACGTGACCTCACCCGAGATGATCGAAGCCCTGGCCACAGAACAGATCTTTGATTCGCTGGCCATCCGCGTCAACGGGCCCCAGGCGTGGAACGAGCACTTCGCCATCGATTGGCACCTCACCGATTCCGGCGAGCATCACCGCACCACCATGTCGAACGGGGCGCTGATCCAGCAGTCGGACCCGCCTGAGGCCACCGTGGACCTCACCGTGCGGCTCACCAAGCCGCAACTGCTCGGCTTGCTCGCCGGCAAGGGAGCCGACAGCCTCGACCACGACGGGGACATGGGCGTTCTGCGCCGCCTCGCAGCCGTCCTGGACGATCCGAAACCCGACTTCGCCATCGTCACTCCCTGA
- a CDS encoding nitroreductase/quinone reductase family protein produces MLDGLGGNTAVQFVGGRLRLEKLGPLAEPPLMKELRNLVDGMLPRLDFPELLLEVFDRTGLSADFTHVSGTDAAMDDFPMSLAALIVAEACNVGLVPIEKPNVPALTRARLLQVDQGYLRAETISVANARLISAQAGLDIVKTWGGGQIASADGLRFVVSVQNLHTGHNPTYFGRQRGAIWLNVVNDQVMGIGGLVVPGALRDSLFILDAIHNLDGGDKPETVVTDTASYSDIVFGLFAICGYQFSPRIADLGDTRLWCTNTRAVCGTVCTWTPPCNTCVIRRRAMVGVVETVMVHLIGGVNSTVFHIAGGRVVLYRFRGLPGLLLTVIGSRTPRLRTVMVPFLRDGDDYIVLADRDTAGRPGWAAELLAVEPTDVVTVEVEGRSFDVDVARLDQADHAAMLDRHLKYLSLGERHEVRRWRQIPFVRLTALSVR; encoded by the coding sequence GTGCTGGACGGGCTCGGCGGCAACACCGCGGTGCAGTTCGTCGGTGGCCGACTGCGGTTGGAGAAGCTCGGCCCGCTGGCCGAACCACCGCTGATGAAGGAGCTGCGCAACCTGGTCGACGGCATGTTGCCCCGGCTGGACTTCCCCGAGCTGCTGCTGGAGGTCTTCGACCGCACCGGCCTGTCCGCGGACTTCACCCACGTCTCCGGCACCGATGCGGCGATGGACGACTTCCCGATGAGCTTGGCCGCCCTCATCGTGGCCGAAGCGTGCAACGTCGGGCTGGTTCCGATCGAGAAGCCGAACGTGCCCGCCCTGACCCGGGCCCGGCTTCTGCAGGTCGACCAGGGCTACCTGCGCGCCGAGACGATCTCCGTGGCCAACGCCCGCCTCATCAGCGCTCAAGCGGGTCTGGACATCGTCAAGACCTGGGGCGGCGGGCAGATCGCCTCCGCCGACGGGCTGCGCTTCGTGGTCTCGGTGCAGAACCTGCATACCGGCCACAACCCCACCTACTTCGGCCGCCAACGCGGCGCGATCTGGTTGAACGTGGTCAACGACCAGGTGATGGGCATCGGTGGCTTGGTCGTGCCCGGCGCTCTGCGCGACTCGCTGTTCATCCTGGACGCCATCCATAACCTGGATGGTGGCGACAAGCCCGAGACGGTGGTCACTGACACCGCCTCCTACAGCGACATCGTGTTCGGCCTGTTCGCGATCTGCGGTTACCAGTTCTCTCCGCGCATCGCCGACCTCGGCGACACCCGGCTGTGGTGCACCAACACCCGCGCCGTCTGTGGAACAGTCTGTACCTGGACGCCGCCGTGCAACACTTGCGTGATTAGGAGGCGGGCGATGGTCGGCGTTGTCGAAACGGTGATGGTTCATCTCATTGGCGGCGTCAACTCGACGGTCTTCCATATCGCCGGAGGCCGCGTGGTGCTGTACCGTTTCCGGGGCCTGCCCGGTCTGCTGCTCACGGTGATCGGCTCCCGGACACCGAGGCTGCGTACCGTGATGGTCCCCTTCCTTCGGGACGGTGACGACTACATCGTCCTTGCCGACCGCGATACGGCAGGTCGCCCCGGCTGGGCAGCCGAACTGCTTGCCGTAGAGCCCACCGACGTCGTCACCGTCGAGGTCGAGGGCCGATCTTTCGACGTCGATGTAGCGCGGCTTGATCAGGCAGATCATGCCGCGATGCTGGACCGCCACCTCAAATACCTCTCGCTCGGCGAGCGCCACGAGGTGAGGCGTTGGCGCCAGATCCCTTTCGTGCGGTTGACGGCGCTTTCAGTCCGGTAG
- a CDS encoding PadR family transcriptional regulator — protein sequence MGLRTMTEPAFLVLTALVDEPRHGYGIVQEVEKLSSGRVDLKIGTLYGVLDRLAADELVALDREEAQQGRLRRYYRLTESGARALEAEAARLAGNVENARRRLRARHVGGMA from the coding sequence ATGGGTCTACGAACGATGACGGAACCCGCGTTCCTCGTCCTCACCGCGTTGGTCGACGAGCCACGGCATGGCTACGGGATCGTGCAGGAGGTCGAAAAGCTGTCCAGCGGGCGGGTGGATCTGAAGATCGGCACCTTGTACGGCGTGCTGGATCGGCTGGCTGCCGACGAGCTGGTGGCACTAGACCGCGAGGAGGCGCAGCAGGGGCGGTTGCGCCGCTACTACCGGCTCACCGAGTCCGGAGCGCGTGCCTTGGAAGCGGAGGCCGCACGGCTGGCCGGAAACGTCGAAAACGCGCGTCGTCGGCTGCGGGCCCGGCATGTGGGAGGCATGGCGTGA
- a CDS encoding response regulator transcription factor, giving the protein MTVRVVLADDQPLIRAALQMVIADASDLELVGEAATGLHAVQLAEELDPDVVVMDIRMPVMDGIEATRLIAKGPSRAHIIVLTTFDEDDYVYGALRAGASGFLVKDMALDDILTAIQVVAAGDALIAPGVTRRLIEAFADRPSPDPAPRELEGVTEREREVLSLIARGLTNTEIAAELVISVATVKAYVGRLLSKLDARDRVQLVILAYEAGLVSPSK; this is encoded by the coding sequence ATGACCGTCCGCGTCGTCCTGGCCGACGACCAGCCACTGATCCGCGCCGCTCTGCAGATGGTCATCGCCGACGCTTCGGACCTCGAACTCGTCGGAGAGGCCGCGACCGGACTCCACGCCGTCCAGCTGGCCGAGGAACTGGATCCCGATGTCGTGGTGATGGACATTCGCATGCCCGTCATGGATGGCATCGAGGCCACCCGGCTGATCGCCAAAGGCCCCAGCCGGGCCCATATCATCGTCTTGACCACGTTCGACGAGGACGACTACGTTTACGGCGCGCTCCGCGCGGGTGCGTCCGGATTCCTCGTCAAGGACATGGCCCTGGACGACATCCTCACCGCGATCCAGGTCGTGGCCGCCGGCGACGCCTTGATCGCGCCTGGCGTCACCCGGCGGCTGATCGAGGCGTTCGCCGACCGCCCCTCTCCCGATCCCGCACCGCGGGAGCTGGAGGGCGTCACCGAGCGCGAACGGGAGGTCCTCAGCCTGATCGCGCGAGGCCTGACCAATACGGAAATAGCCGCCGAACTGGTCATCAGCGTCGCCACCGTCAAGGCGTACGTGGGCCGGCTGCTGAGTAAGCTCGACGCACGTGACCGGGTCCAGCTTGTCATCCTCGCTTACGAGGCGGGCCTGGTGTCACCGTCGAAGTGA
- a CDS encoding alpha/beta hydrolase, translated as MIHVNLSRLRRTLLAASIAAAVAVPMTGAARPAAVPAPISATAAPPRMATPAALAARYAAVRDDILAAERMAAGHGHRWRAAMLRAMAAPARRLLSFDGRDGGRAVEVFGDLAAAERIAVLVPGGDTHLDKYGLLRGGALRLHQALGDRAAVIAWLGYRTPNTVSLAALTADRADEAAPALRAFVRELTLLKPAARISLVCHSYGSVVCGRAAPGLDVADIVLIGSPGITADDVGGLRTPATVWAGRGSRDWVAHVPHTRLRLPFVTVGFGTDPISVSFGARIFAAGDGGHSDYFKAGSPSLVNIARIVSGQPPAETRRVL; from the coding sequence GTGATCCACGTCAACCTGTCCCGTCTGCGCCGCACTCTGCTGGCCGCCTCCATCGCCGCCGCGGTGGCGGTGCCGATGACGGGTGCGGCACGTCCCGCGGCCGTCCCCGCTCCCATTTCCGCCACCGCAGCCCCGCCACGGATGGCGACCCCAGCGGCCTTGGCCGCACGCTACGCCGCCGTCCGGGACGACATCTTGGCCGCCGAGCGGATGGCCGCCGGTCACGGCCACCGATGGCGGGCCGCCATGCTGCGCGCCATGGCCGCTCCTGCGCGCCGGTTGCTGTCCTTCGACGGCCGTGACGGCGGCCGTGCCGTCGAGGTCTTCGGAGACCTGGCGGCGGCCGAGCGCATCGCCGTGCTGGTCCCCGGCGGTGACACCCACCTGGACAAGTACGGGCTCCTGCGCGGCGGCGCGCTGAGACTGCACCAGGCGCTCGGCGACCGGGCCGCGGTCATCGCCTGGCTCGGCTACCGGACCCCCAACACTGTGAGCCTGGCGGCACTCACCGCCGACCGCGCCGACGAGGCAGCACCGGCGTTGCGCGCCTTCGTACGGGAGTTGACCCTGCTCAAGCCCGCTGCCCGCATCTCCCTGGTGTGCCACTCCTACGGCAGCGTGGTCTGCGGCCGGGCCGCACCCGGCCTGGACGTCGCCGACATCGTGCTGATCGGCAGCCCCGGCATCACGGCCGATGACGTCGGCGGGTTGCGTACCCCGGCGACCGTCTGGGCCGGCAGGGGAAGCCGCGACTGGGTCGCCCACGTACCGCACACCCGACTCCGCCTGCCGTTCGTCACGGTTGGGTTCGGCACCGACCCGATCTCTGTGAGCTTCGGCGCCCGCATCTTCGCGGCCGGCGACGGCGGACACAGCGACTACTTCAAGGCCGGATCCCCGTCGCTGGTGAACATCGCCCGCATCGTCTCCGGACAGCCCCCCGCCGAGACGCGCCGTGTTCTCTGA
- a CDS encoding alpha/beta hydrolase, whose protein sequence is MTSEIAGSGPSQEPGSASAISIDHTYENVATTFPDGRVTTCVTCEINKNPAWWEKLAKGRAADVSFVLDQLTGSHPKWKGTRLIDPSRIAMAGHSAGGASTIPTMVNDSRVRAGIDLDGTTDAPRSRAAGCLGRSCSWASPPRTPLEAGKPPPPGSATGSS, encoded by the coding sequence GTGACTTCTGAGATTGCGGGCTCCGGCCCCTCGCAGGAGCCCGGATCCGCTTCCGCGATATCGATCGACCACACGTACGAGAACGTCGCCACCACCTTTCCCGACGGACGAGTCACCACCTGTGTCACGTGCGAGATCAACAAGAACCCCGCTTGGTGGGAGAAGCTGGCGAAGGGCCGGGCTGCCGACGTCTCCTTCGTGCTCGACCAGCTGACCGGATCGCACCCGAAATGGAAGGGCACCCGCCTGATCGATCCGTCCAGGATCGCGATGGCCGGCCACTCCGCCGGAGGAGCGAGCACCATCCCGACCATGGTCAACGACTCCCGAGTGCGCGCCGGCATCGACCTGGACGGCACGACAGACGCGCCCCGATCCCGAGCAGCGGGCTGTCTCGGCCGTTCCTGTTCCTGGGCAAGCCCTCCTCGTACACCCCTGGAAGCGGGGAAGCCGCCGCCACCTGGGAGCGCGACCGGAAGCAGCTGA